The genomic window TCATGAACTTCGCGCCCGAGCTGCTGCGCTACTTCCTGCTCGAGCTGCTCTCCATCGGGCTCCTCCTCGGGCTCTGGAAGATGAGGAAGCTGGCCCTCTACGGCTGGAGCCTCCTCGGCCTCTACTCGGTCGCCTCGAGCCTCTACTACCTCGGGACCGGGGGCCTGCAGCACCTCACCCTGAGCGTCGGCCTGCGCCTCCTGCCGATCGTCGTCGCGATCGCCTACTGGCGCCGGATGCGCTGAGCGCGACTCAGCCGGAGTTCGGCTCCAGGGCCGCGGCCGGGACGGGGAGCGGCGAGCGCCGGCCCTCCGTGAGCACCCGCTCGGGCGGCTTGCGCAGGTCCCAGACGACGCCGGCCGCGGCGAGGAGCTTCAGCAGGTAGTAGGTCGGATCCCACTCCCACCAGTAGAAGCCCTGGTTGGAGCTCGACTGGTAGTGGTGATGGTTGTTGTGCCAGCCCTCCCCGCAGGTGAGGACGGCCAGGAGGAAGGAGTTGCGCGAGTCGTCGGAGGTGCCGTAGCGGCGCCGCCCGAAGACGTGGGCCAGGCTGTTGATCACGAAGGTGCCGTGCCAGAGCAGGGTGGTGCTGACGAAGAAGCCCCAGAGCAGCCACACCCAGCCGCCGAGGGCGAAGAGCAGCGCCGCGAAGGCGACGACCACCACTCCCCAGTTGCGATCCAGCCAGCGGAGCTCGGGGTAGCGCGCGAAGTCGCGGATCCCCTCCTCCTGCGTCGCCTGGTACTTGTCGCAGAGGAACCAGCCCACGTGGCTCCACCAGAAGCCCTTGCGGGGGCTGTGGAGATCGTCGGCGCGGTCGGAGAAGCGGTGGTGGTGCCGGTGGTGGGCCGCCCACCAGAGCACCCCCTTCTGAGAGGAGCTCGTCGCCAGCACCGCCAGGACGAACTGGAAGGCCCGCGAGGTCTTGAAGGCCCGGTGGGAGAAGTAGCGGTGGTAGCCCAGGGTGACCCCGACCATCCGCAGGAAGTAGAAGCCCAGGGCGATCGCCACGCCCTCCCAGGAGAGCCCGAGGATGAAGGGCGTGAGCAGCGCGCCGAGGTGGACCGCATAGAAGGGCAGAGATCTAAGGTGGTCGACCTTCTCGTCGGGGCTGCGGAGGATGGTGGTGCTGGAGGTTCCCATGGCCAGGAATCTGCGCCCTGGAGGCCGATTTCGGGGTCACCCTTCGGTCAGGGAAGCGTCAGGAATCCGTCAGGGACAGGCCTCTCCCCCGCGCTCCCGAACCTGTTATCTTCTCCGGCCATGGGCGCACTCGACATCGCTGCGTGGCGCTTCTCGGGGGACACCGAGCTCCGGGATGCACTCCTCAAGGACCCGGCCTTCCAGGCCGACGCCGAGCTCGCACAGGCACGGCGCGCCCGCGACTCGATGCGGGCCCACCTCCTGGGCAACGCCGTGCGCATCGACAAGGAGGTGCTCCCTCACCTGGAGGACGCCTTCCGGACGATCGCCAACCGGATCGAGGGCTGCGAGGACATCGAGTGCTACGTCTTCAGCGAGGCGGGCATCAACGCCTTCGTCACCCAGGGCCGCAAGCGCACCCTCGTCGCGCTCTCCAGCGGCGCCGTCGACTCGCTGACCCAGGGTGAGCTGCAGTTCGTCATCGGCCACGAGCTGGGGCACGCGGCCTACGGCCACCTCGACCTGGAGGTCGGGCGGTTGGTCGCCGAGGGCGGCCTGGGCCCCTCCTCCTGCATGAAGGCCCGGGCCTGGCAGCGCGCCGCCGAGATCTCGGCCGACCGCGCCGGCCTCCTCGCCTGCAACTCCCTCGAGACCGCGTCCTCGGCCCTCTTCAAGACGGTCTCGGGGCTGCTGCGGGCGGACATCGTCATGCGGCCCGCCGAGTTCGCCGGCCAGTGGCAGCACCTCCTCGACGAGGTGCGCGGCGACGGCGAGCGGGACCACTGGCACTTCTCCCACCCCTTCCCGCCCCTGCGCATGCGGGCGATGGTCGCCTTCTGGGATCAGTACCAGCAGCTCCCGGAGGGCGGTGGGCTGAACGACATCCCCGGCAGCGAGAAGGAGATCCGGCGGATGCTGGACATGATGGATCCCTCCTCGGGCGACGAGGCCCTGGGGGATCCCCTCCTGACCGGCTTCTTCTACTGGGGCGGCTACTACGTGGCCCTCGCCGACGGCGTGCTGCACCTCGCCGAGGTCGATCGGCTGCTCTCGGTGAAGCCGGCGGAGGCCGACGCCCCCTCGGCCGAGGACCCCGCCAGCGCCGAGGTCTGCCTGGCCCACTTCAAGGCCAGCCAGGAGAACCGGCGCAAGAAGCTCTCGGCAGTGGAGCTCCACCGCATCATCTACGGGCTCATCGACGTCGCCGCCGCTGACGGGCACATCGACGAGAACGAGGTCTCCCGCCTGAGGGAGCTGGGCGACATCATCGGCGTGCCCGGAGACGCCGTGGAACTGATCGTGGGTCAATACAAGAAGGAGATGGGCGATGAACGTTGAAGAGCGGTTGGATGTCCTCAAGCAGATTGGCAACGTGGCCGCGCTGGCGGGCCTGAAGGGTGGCGTCGACGATCAGGGTCGGCACTTCATGATGGGCTTCGCCCTCGACGACGGACGGCGGCAGGCCGTCTACGTGCGCCCGGCGGGCGAGAACATCGGCGGCCAGCTGGTCGTCACGGTCTTCTCCCCCTGCCTCTCGGTGAAGAAGGGCCTCTTCGCGGGCTTCTCGAAGGACAAGGCCCTCGAGCTGCTGAAGCTGAACGAGCAGGTGCTCTTCGCCCGCTTCGGCATCTGGGAGAACGACGACGAGTACATGGTGGTGGCCTCGGTGGATCACCTCATGGAGACCCTCGATCCGGACGAGCTCAAGAGCAGCGCCTGGCACGTCGCCTTCGCGGCGGACAACTACGAGCGCAAGTACGGCGGCGACGACTTCTAGGGCCACCATGCGTCTGATCTCTCTGGCCGGCGTCATCGCGATCTGCGGGGCGCCGGCCTTCGTGTCTGCGGCCGAGGGCGAGGAGGCCCCGGCCGTCTCGATCGAGATCCTCCTCGAGGGGGTCGCCCTCCAGTCCGAGGGGCTCGTCGAGTCCTTCGCCACCGGCGAGTACGAGGTCCGCACCCGGGTGCTGGAGATCGACGACGACGGCCGGCCGAAGATGGAGCGCAACACCATCGACCGCGTCGTCCAGAAGGAGGGCGTGCCCGAGCTCACCCTCGTCTCGGCCGTCGAGGGCGGCGAGGACGTCCGGGAGCGCATCCTGGAGGAGCGGGCCGAACGTCAGGAAGAGGCGAAGAAGGAGGCCGCCGAGGAGGGCCGCGACGGCAAGGGGCGCGAGCGCGGCGACTTCCCCAACCCCTTCCGGGGCGAGCTCCAGGAGAAGTACCGCTTCGAGATCGCCGGACCGGACCGGCACGTGCCCGGCGCCCTGAAGGTGACCTTCGAGCCGAAGGGCAAGCCCGACAAGAAGCTCTTCACCGGCCACGCGATCATCGACGCCGAGCGGCGCCGGATGATCTCCCTCACCGCCCGGCCCTCCAAGTACCCCTTCGGCCTCGACGAGATGTTCATCTCGGTCACCTTCGGCGAGGAGGGGGGGCGGCCGATCCTCCAGAGGATCTTCGGCAAGGGCCGCGGTGGCCTCCCCCTGATGAAGCGGAACTTCGAGTTCAGCAGCCGCTTCCTCCAGTGGAAGCTGCCGGCCTCACCGGCCCCCGTGGCCCCACCTCCCTAGGAGCCGTCATCTTCGTGTGCTGCCGGCTCAATCGTGGCAGAGTGCGGCCCATGCGCAAGCTGCGACTGGCCCTGTTGGGGGCGGGGATGCTCTTCATCCTCGGTGGCTGTCCTTCCTACCTCACCATGCAGAGCACCCGGACCGTCGAGCCGGGGCAGCTCGAGCTCTCCGCCGCCGCGGGCCGCTTCATCACTGCCGGCGGTTCGGGGCCGCTCTCCCAGCTGACCGGGGTGGTCGGCCCGACCCAGCTCGAGGGCGCCGCCCGCTTCGGCCTCGTGCCCAACCTCGACCTGGGCATCCGCCTGCGCCTGGCCGACCTCGGCGTCTCGGGCGGCCTGAAGCTGCGCTTCCTGAACCTCGAGGGCTTCCAGATGGCGGTGGCCGGCGAGTTCGGCACCAGCCTCTGGGCGCCGATCTTCAACGCCATGTCCGAGGCCTTCCTGGAGGACCGCGGCATCTCGGTCTTCCTCTGGTGGACCGACGTGGCGCTCCTGGGTTCGGTGCCGATCGGCAGCGACTACCTGGCCTTCTTCGGCGGCAAGTTCAAGCTGACCAACTACTCGATCGACAACGTCTCCAACTTCTTCGGCGGCACCGGGGGCAGCGGCTCGGTGGGCATCTCCAGCACCCAGATCCAGCCCGGGGTGGTCTTCGGCGTCGACATGATGCTCAAGGGCGGCGCCCGGATCCTTCCCGAGCTCGACGTCCACTACGACACGGTCTCCCGGGCCTTCATCTTCCAGCTCGGCGTCTCCATGGCCATCGGCGGCCAGAAGAAGCGGCACCGGCCCTCCGAGCCGGCGCTCGCCCCAACCCCCGCCCCGGCTCCGGCCCCGGCCCCGACGAGCACCCCGGCCCCGGCCCCGACGAGCACCCCGGCCCCGGCCGAGGAGGGCTTCGTCCCGCCGCCCCCCGACCCGTCCCCGCCCGCGGACGAGTTCGTGCCCCCGCCCGCGGCCCGGAGCTGACGCGTGGACACCGGAGACTCCCTGGCGCTGGCCACCGGCGCCCTGGCGCTGATCCTGCGGGGGCTGCTCGTCGCGGTCGACACCGCCCTGCTCTCCACCGGCATGGAGGAGATCCAGGAGCTGGCCGAGGCCGGCAAGCGCGGCGCCGCCCGGGTGCTGCACCTGAAGGCCAATCCCCAGCAGACCCGGGTCGCCCTGCGGGCCGGCGAGATGATCCTCCTGGCGCTGACGGCCGTCCTCGCCGGTCACGTCGGGCTGCGCCTGACCGGTGAGTGGCTCGCCGGCCTCGGCGTGCAGGCCGGCACCTCGCTCCTCGTCGGCAGCCTGCTGAGCGCGCTGGCGGTGACCTTGATCGCGCTGGTCATCGGGGACCTCGGCCCCCGGGCCTGGGCCGTGCGCGATCGCAGCGCCGTCGCCCGGAGCCTGGGCTGGCTGGCCGCCACCACCCGCCTGCTCTTCCTCCCCGGCGTGAAGGTCTACTTCCTCCTCTCGGACCGGATCTTCCGGCCGATGGGCCTGGACCTGCGCCGCTTCAACCCCGCCACCCCGCTGGAGGATCTGGAGGCCGCCCTGGTCGAGCGCGCCCAGGAGGGGGGCGTCGCCGCGCCGACCCCCGAGCTGATCCACTCGATCTTCGAGTTCGGTGAGACCACGGCGAAGGAGGTGATGATCCCCCGCACCCAGGTGGTGGCCGTCGAGCTCGGCGCCCCGCCCAGCGAGGTCCTCGAGACCTTCACCTCCGGCGCCCACACCCGCCTGCCGGTCTACGAGGGTGAGCTCGACAAGATCGTCGGCATCATCCACGGCAAGGACATCATCCCCATCTTCGAGCGCTCGGCGCCGCTGGAGCTCGAGAAGATCATGCGGCCGCCGACCTTCGTGCCCTGGTCCAAGCGCATCAACGAGGTGATGCGCGAGTTCCAGCAGAAGCACATCCACCTGGCGATCGTGGTGGACGAGTTCGGCGGCACCATGGGCCTGATCACCCTCGAGGACATCCTCGAGGAGATCGTCGGCGAGATCGAGGACGAGTTCGATCCCCCCGAGACCAAGGACGTCGAGGCCCTGCCCGACGGCACCTTCCTGGTGCGCGCCTCGATGGAGATTGAGGACTTCAACAGCCACTTCGGCACCGAGATCCCGGAGGAGGGCGAGTTCGAGACCCTCGCCGGCCTCCTCAACCTCCTGGCCGGCGCGATCCCCCAGGTGGGCGACACCTTCGTCCACGCCGGCCTGAAGCTCACCGTCGCCAAGCGCTCCGAGCGCCGCATCCGCCAGGTGCGGGTGCAGCGCGCCCAGGCTCCGAATTGAGCGCCGCCACCGCGAGGTGGCTTCTAGGGATCGAGGCGGAGGATCGAGACGGTGTCGCGGGCGTCGGGGTGCTCGGCGGCCGTCCAGATCCGGTTCACGTCCCGCTCGTAGTAGAGGTCCTCGGCGCCGTAGGGCCAGGCGGAGATGCTGCTCGTGAGGCCCGGCCGGGTCCGGTAGAGGCGGCCGTAGCCGCTCGCGGTCTGGCTGGAGCAGGAGAGGTAGTAGTTGCCCGCCCAGGAGAGGCCGCCCTGCATCCGGGTCTGGGCGCCGACCACCGCGGCCTGGCCGCGCACCACGCCGTCGGCCTCCTCCTGCAGCCAGCCGGTCGCGAGGTCGACCGGCCAGGAGACCAGGCGCCCCAGGACGTCGCCCGAGTGGTACTCGCCGCTGACGATCACCGGCGGGCTGGCGCTGCGGTCGAGGCCGGCGAAGGAGAAGCGCACGTCGCAGGCCTCGGCCGGCATCACGTAGCGCGCCACCTGGGGGACGACGTAGCGGTAGCCGTGGCCGTCCACCCGGCCGGCGCTCACGCCGATCCGGGTCTTGTCGTCGGTGTGGGTGGTCTGGAGGGTGAGGGAGAGATCGAAGACCCGGAAGCCGTTGCCGGTGTCGGCGACCAGGAGCAGGTCTCCGATCCAGACCATGCCCCCGGCGTGGAGGGCTCCGCCGCTGCCGGTGACCACCGGCCCGAAGGTCGCGGCGCCGCCCTCGCGGCGCGGCTCGACCAGGAGCAGGTGGCGGTAGGTGACGTCGGCGGGATCGGTGAGGTCGACGAGGGAGACGCGCACGCCCTTGGCCGGAGTGTTGCCGGTGTGGTCGTACCAGCTCACCAGGATCAGGCGCCGCCCCTCGGGCCGGCCGTCGGCCTGGCGGTCGCTGCCGCCGGTGATGCCCTGCGGATACCAGTCGGTCGTGGCCATGTCCCCGGCGTTCCAGCGGAAGCCCAGGTAGGGGTGGTTCTGCAGGCGATCGGCGGTGTCGGCGGTGACCCCGGAGAGGGCCGCGCGGTTGAGGTTCTGCAGGAGCTCGGAGAGCGGGCGGTAGCCCCCGGCGAGCGGCGCGATCTCGTCGAAGATCGCCCGGGCGGCCGCGGGATCGCCGCTGCGCACCAGGCCGAAGGCGCAGGCCTCGAGGGCGACCATCCGGTGCTCGGTGATCGCGGTGGGCTCGACCCCGGCGCAGCTCGCCGGGAAGTCACCACAGCGGGGCGGCGTACCGCCATCGTCGCCACCGGCGTCGGGCGCGCCACCGTCGGGGCCGCCGTCGGTCTCCCCGCCTCCGTCCTCTCCGACGCCAGCGCCCCCCTCGGCGCCGCAGGCCGCGACGAGGAGGAGCACCGCCGCTCCCGT from Deltaproteobacteria bacterium includes these protein-coding regions:
- a CDS encoding acyl-CoA desaturase; this encodes MGTSSTTILRSPDEKVDHLRSLPFYAVHLGALLTPFILGLSWEGVAIALGFYFLRMVGVTLGYHRYFSHRAFKTSRAFQFVLAVLATSSSQKGVLWWAAHHRHHHRFSDRADDLHSPRKGFWWSHVGWFLCDKYQATQEEGIRDFARYPELRWLDRNWGVVVVAFAALLFALGGWVWLLWGFFVSTTLLWHGTFVINSLAHVFGRRRYGTSDDSRNSFLLAVLTCGEGWHNNHHHYQSSSNQGFYWWEWDPTYYLLKLLAAAGVVWDLRKPPERVLTEGRRSPLPVPAAALEPNSG
- a CDS encoding M48 family metallopeptidase — its product is MGALDIAAWRFSGDTELRDALLKDPAFQADAELAQARRARDSMRAHLLGNAVRIDKEVLPHLEDAFRTIANRIEGCEDIECYVFSEAGINAFVTQGRKRTLVALSSGAVDSLTQGELQFVIGHELGHAAYGHLDLEVGRLVAEGGLGPSSCMKARAWQRAAEISADRAGLLACNSLETASSALFKTVSGLLRADIVMRPAEFAGQWQHLLDEVRGDGERDHWHFSHPFPPLRMRAMVAFWDQYQQLPEGGGLNDIPGSEKEIRRMLDMMDPSSGDEALGDPLLTGFFYWGGYYVALADGVLHLAEVDRLLSVKPAEADAPSAEDPASAEVCLAHFKASQENRRKKLSAVELHRIIYGLIDVAAADGHIDENEVSRLRELGDIIGVPGDAVELIVGQYKKEMGDER
- a CDS encoding hemolysin family protein; this translates as MDTGDSLALATGALALILRGLLVAVDTALLSTGMEEIQELAEAGKRGAARVLHLKANPQQTRVALRAGEMILLALTAVLAGHVGLRLTGEWLAGLGVQAGTSLLVGSLLSALAVTLIALVIGDLGPRAWAVRDRSAVARSLGWLAATTRLLFLPGVKVYFLLSDRIFRPMGLDLRRFNPATPLEDLEAALVERAQEGGVAAPTPELIHSIFEFGETTAKEVMIPRTQVVAVELGAPPSEVLETFTSGAHTRLPVYEGELDKIVGIIHGKDIIPIFERSAPLELEKIMRPPTFVPWSKRINEVMREFQQKHIHLAIVVDEFGGTMGLITLEDILEEIVGEIEDEFDPPETKDVEALPDGTFLVRASMEIEDFNSHFGTEIPEEGEFETLAGLLNLLAGAIPQVGDTFVHAGLKLTVAKRSERRIRQVRVQRAQAPN